A segment of the Butyrivibrio fibrisolvens genome:
GTTCTTAAAGTACAAGGGCTTTGAAGTGTGCGATGAAGCGGACAACGGAATACAGCTTATGTATCTTCCTTTTGATAAAAAAGCTAAGGTGCCTTCAATTAAGGAATGTGCCAAGCATCCGCATATAGATGAGAAAGGGTATGTTTTGTATTACACAAATCAGTGTCCTTTCAATGCCAAGTATGTTCCGGTCCTTGAAGAAACAGCAAAGAAGAACAAGATTACTTTCAAGGCGGTCAAGATACAGACAAAGGATGAAGCGCAGAGCGCACCTACACCTATTACAACGTATGCATTCTTTTGTGATGGTGAGTATGTAACCAATGAGCAGATGAATGACAAGAAGTTCCTGAAACTGATTGGGAAGTAAAACGGGAGGCTTTATGTATACCAAAAGTAGAGTCAGATTCCTTGACGGAACGATGCTGAAGATCATTGCAATGGTCAGCATGGTTTTTGATCATGTTGGCGACATGTTTTTTTCCGGAAGTGATGTGGCTAAGGATGATAGGGCGCCTTGCAATGCCGATCTTTTCGTTTTGTATTGCGGAAGGTTATATACATACAAGAGATAGAAAGAAGTATATTCTTAGGCTTTTAATTTTTGCTTTAATAAGCGAAATACCTTTTGATCTTGCTTTTGAAGGTAAGATCGGCCTTTCGCATCAGAACATAATGCTGACATTCTTTTTGGCGGTCCTTGCGCTATATTTCTTTGATCTGATCCGCGGAGAAGTTAAAGAAGATACAGGTAAGTACAGCATGGGAAGAACTATCCCAGGAATCTTTGTGATCGTTGCGATGGCAGTTGCTGCACTATTACTAAAGGCTGATTATACGATTTTCGCTGTAGTCACTGTCTTTTTATTCTACGTATTTAAAGATGCGAAGTATTTTATCAGAAGCGCAGTGGGAGTAGCATTTCTTGCACTTACAAGGACTATGGGATATTACTGTACCACCGGGCTTAGCATCATACCACTCCTTCTTTATAACGGAAAAAGAGGAAGAGGACTGAAATGGCTCTTCTATGTTTTTTATCCGGGGCATCTTCTGGTGCTATATGTGATCAAACTGGCACTGTCTGGGCAATAAAATGCCTGTAAGGGAGAATATGACGTTGTAAAATGCCAAACGGCTTATTTTATGATATATTAGAAAAAGTTTTTGGAGGGAGAAATAATGAAAAACAATTTTTTTAGGCGTCTTTTCGGGTGCAGGGGAATCCGAATTGTGCTGCCACTATGCATTGCCGTATCTGTATGCGGCTGTAACGGGGATGATGGGGGTTCGAATGCTCGAGAGAGCGCTTCCGAGGAAATCGATGAGGAAGTAGATGATAGCAGTTTATATAACAGTAGTAAAGATGACAGCGCTTCAGATAGCAGTACATCAGATAATAGTGCTGACGATGCTGAAGATGACGAAATTACTGTAGATGATCAGCTTCAGACCTTTTACAATACCAGAGATCAGTGGGAACTGGTTGATGGTACATATGATGATGGTAATCAAGATATAACATTTAATGATGGCTATTCGTATGCAGTAACGGATATTGATGATGATGGCAATTTGGAGATCCTTATGTCCGGAATGGCTGGAAGCGGTCATTATTCTATTAATGTCTTTTATGAATTCAGTGATATAGATACAATCGAAAAGATGGATACCAAAGGCTTGGAGTTTAATGAATCAGAGCCTGATATAAGCGGAGATTATCTTGCCAGATTTGTTGATGATCAGGGAGAGATAAATTATCTTTTTACTGATTATGAGAACTATGGAGCAAGTGGTGGAAAGACGAACTATTACTCTGTGACAGTAGAAGACAATTCTTTTTTGACAAGCCTTGTAGGTTATGTTGAATCATATCAGGGTACGACTTCTTACTATGATGACGAAGAAAATCGCATTTCTTTAAACGGGCTTAATTGGCGCATTGAAAGGACTTTCAAGGAAGAGAATTTTAAATCCATTTCCTGGTTCTACGACGTTACATTAGATAATATCAAAGCTTCATATGATGCAATTGCTGATTATAAGGACATTACGCTTGTGGATCTGCTGATAGAGCCATCAGAGCTTAATAAAGAATTATCTGATGAAATTTCAATTATTGCTGATGATGCTATCTTGGATTATTCGGATATTGACGAAGAATCCCGAAATCTATACAAAGATTTTTTGACAGGTGATGCAGATGCGCTTGTTATGGATTCATGCGCTGACGTCACAGACATGCAATGGTTTAAAGACAGTTTTTCTGGTAAAAAAGCTTGTAGCTTAGAACAGATAATGGATGAATTTGATGAAAATGAAGGTGTTCCATATGGTGAT
Coding sequences within it:
- a CDS encoding TraX family protein, which codes for MPIFSFCIAEGYIHTRDRKKYILRLLIFALISEIPFDLAFEGKIGLSHQNIMLTFFLAVLALYFFDLIRGEVKEDTGKYSMGRTIPGIFVIVAMAVAALLLKADYTIFAVVTVFLFYVFKDAKYFIRSAVGVAFLALTRTMGYYCTTGLSIIPLLLYNGKRGRGLKWLFYVFYPGHLLVLYVIKLALSGQ